One stretch of Bacillus spongiae DNA includes these proteins:
- the csrA gene encoding carbon storage regulator CsrA: protein MLILNRKPGEAIQIGENIELVVVSLAGEQVKLGINAPRHIDIHRKEIYLSIQEENNAATKHVEDLSKLLPTNVKK, encoded by the coding sequence ATGCTCATTCTAAATCGTAAGCCAGGAGAGGCCATCCAAATCGGGGAGAATATTGAATTGGTTGTCGTTTCCTTAGCTGGGGAGCAAGTAAAGCTTGGCATTAATGCTCCTCGTCACATTGACATTCATCGAAAAGAAATCTATTTGTCTATACAGGAAGAAAATAATGCGGCGACGAAGCATGTAGAAGATCTTTCGAAGCTCCTTCCTACGAACGTGAAAAAATAA
- the fliW gene encoding flagellar assembly protein FliW yields the protein MEIQTQYHGVQVISNEEIIDFPNGLPGFVDETAFVMLPLPENEVFQILQSCQTPSLAFVVTNPFHYFTDYDFALEENTLHSLHIKTEKDVLVYTILTVETPFERTTANLQGPIIVNVRTRKGKQVILSDDKYKTKHALFQEQANVKE from the coding sequence ATGGAGATTCAAACACAGTATCATGGTGTGCAAGTAATTAGCAACGAAGAAATTATTGATTTCCCTAATGGGCTACCGGGATTTGTAGATGAAACGGCTTTTGTTATGTTACCGTTACCTGAAAATGAGGTGTTTCAAATTCTCCAATCGTGTCAAACACCCTCTCTAGCCTTTGTCGTGACCAACCCATTTCACTATTTTACAGACTATGATTTTGCGTTAGAGGAGAACACGCTTCATTCATTGCACATTAAAACGGAAAAAGATGTTCTCGTTTATACGATTCTGACGGTTGAAACCCCGTTTGAGCGAACCACCGCTAATTTGCAAGGTCCAATCATTGTTAACGTGAGAACGAGAAAAGGGAAGCAAGTCATCTTAAGCGATGATAAATACAAAACGAAGCACGCTCTATTTCAAGAGCAGGCAAATGTAAAGGAGTGA
- a CDS encoding flagellin produces the protein MRINHNIAALNTYRQLNTASTNQAKSMEKLSSGLRINRAGDDAAGLAISEKMRGQIRGLDQAARNSQDGISMIQTAEGALQETHSILQRMRELAVQSSNDTNTAQDRENIQDEITQLTSEIDRIRDTTQFNTKNLIDGSMGGAVNGAVANINTSEVVQAGAAPATGTTLLTALQDKDGNNLGITAGDTITVAYTQDGTYTEQTITVSATTDIDALDTDGAATPNPNGAFTISVDGNGQMVATADNTGYAGAVNGITITVKDSTGAVRTSATDTLSSFGETTAAQDNRTDGSATLHIGANTGQNMNLSVEDMGASALGVKGIKVETQSQADVAIKTIDNAIQKVSAERSKLGSVQNRLEHTINNLGTASENLTAAESRVRDVDMAKEMMTQTKESILAQAAQAMLAQANQMPQGVLQLLR, from the coding sequence ATGAGAATTAATCATAATATCGCAGCGCTTAACACGTATCGTCAATTAAACACTGCCTCAACAAATCAAGCAAAATCTATGGAGAAGTTATCTTCAGGCCTTCGTATTAACCGTGCAGGAGATGACGCAGCGGGTCTTGCTATCTCTGAAAAAATGCGTGGACAAATCCGTGGATTAGACCAAGCCGCTCGTAACTCACAAGATGGTATCTCTATGATCCAAACAGCTGAAGGAGCTCTGCAAGAGACACACTCAATCCTTCAACGTATGCGTGAGCTAGCGGTTCAATCTTCCAATGACACGAATACAGCCCAAGATCGTGAAAATATCCAAGATGAAATCACACAATTAACAAGTGAAATTGACCGTATTCGTGATACGACTCAATTCAACACGAAAAACCTAATTGATGGTTCAATGGGTGGAGCTGTTAATGGTGCTGTAGCAAATATAAACACAAGTGAAGTAGTTCAAGCTGGTGCAGCACCTGCTACTGGAACAACTTTACTGACAGCTTTACAAGACAAAGATGGCAATAACCTTGGCATTACAGCTGGTGATACAATTACAGTGGCATACACTCAAGATGGAACATATACAGAGCAAACGATTACTGTCTCAGCAACTACTGATATCGATGCATTAGATACTGATGGAGCAGCTACACCGAATCCAAATGGAGCTTTCACCATTTCTGTTGATGGTAATGGTCAAATGGTAGCTACTGCTGATAATACGGGTTATGCTGGAGCTGTTAATGGAATCACAATTACGGTGAAAGATAGTACTGGAGCTGTGCGTACGTCTGCTACAGACACTCTTTCTTCTTTCGGTGAAACAACAGCTGCTCAAGACAACCGTACAGATGGAAGTGCAACGCTTCATATCGGTGCGAACACAGGGCAAAATATGAACCTTTCTGTTGAAGATATGGGTGCATCTGCTCTTGGTGTAAAGGGTATTAAAGTAGAAACTCAATCTCAAGCAGATGTTGCGATCAAAACAATTGATAACGCAATTCAAAAAGTATCAGCTGAACGTTCTAAGCTTGGTTCTGTCCAAAACCGTCTAGAGCATACAATCAACAACCTTGGAACAGCTAGCGAAAACTTAACTGCTGCTGAATCTCGTGTCCGTGACGTTGATATGGCAAAAGAAATGATGACGCAAACGAAAGAATCCATTCTTGCTCAAGCTGCTCAAGCAATGCTTGCTCAAGCAAATCAAATGCCACAAGGTGTTCTTCAATTATTACGTTAA
- a CDS encoding DUF6470 family protein, protein MQLPQIRIQSEQAIIQLNIEPPQQSIQQPKAKLDIQQPKPELSINTTPSQLTIDQTLAWEALNQKSSLRFGEEIADKGYEAWLSGLARATAEGEELLKIENGGNAISSISKRNSEGPELHFNIGWIPPFGSVKLQYEPSKVEIDWKVNRPINKTEIEEPIINYEPGNTTISMKQYQSVTIDFEHLKYVGIQYEQEI, encoded by the coding sequence GTGCAATTACCCCAAATACGAATCCAATCAGAACAAGCAATTATTCAGTTAAACATTGAACCTCCTCAACAATCGATCCAACAGCCGAAGGCAAAGCTTGACATTCAGCAGCCTAAACCAGAATTATCCATCAATACCACGCCATCTCAACTAACGATTGACCAAACGCTAGCATGGGAGGCATTAAATCAGAAAAGCTCTCTTCGTTTCGGTGAAGAAATAGCAGACAAAGGCTATGAAGCGTGGTTAAGTGGTTTGGCCCGTGCGACAGCAGAAGGGGAAGAGTTGTTGAAGATTGAAAATGGAGGGAATGCAATTTCAAGCATTTCAAAGCGCAATAGTGAAGGGCCTGAGCTCCATTTCAATATTGGTTGGATACCTCCTTTTGGTTCTGTTAAACTGCAGTATGAACCTAGTAAAGTGGAGATTGATTGGAAGGTAAATAGACCAATAAATAAAACAGAGATTGAAGAGCCAATCATCAACTACGAACCGGGTAATACGACCATCAGCATGAAGCAATATCAAAGTGTAACCATTGATTTTGAGCACTTGAAGTATGTGGGAATTCAATATGAGCAAGAAATTTAG
- the flgK gene encoding flagellar hook-associated protein FlgK produces MVSTFHGLETAKRGMFTQQSALYTTGHNISNANTPGYTRQRVNFEQTTPFPTPSMNRPQIPGQIGTGVEAGSVERVREQFLDVQYRGESNKLGYWETKMAALEKMEEVMNEPSESGLSKTMDLFWQSLQDLAVDPTNDGARSVVRERGVYVAETFNYLSSSLVGVQEDLNNEIAVTEKAVNSLLDQLNQLNNQIADVEPHGFMPNDLYDERDRLLDDLSQLVDINVSYEPSSGAPNPLAEGRAMVYLASGEQSLRSALLVGKDGVNSITVNYDAATSAVNEVVVGNQVMAITDFESTGKLKGLIESYGYIDQNGDVQGTYSTMLSELDTMAYIFAEAFNAQHQAGISPAQLADPTVSSYDFFTDENNTVLDSTNIEGFARRMEVSAGILENTDNIASASTANPTLGNAENINELANVINKLELNYGPNATTFKSHYESIIGDMAVESQEAVRLASNSEVLRSAVDTRRLSVSSVSLDEEMTNMIKFQHAYNASARMISLTDELLDRIINGMGTGGR; encoded by the coding sequence ATGGTATCAACTTTTCATGGATTAGAAACAGCCAAGCGCGGGATGTTCACTCAACAAAGTGCTTTGTACACAACGGGACATAATATTTCAAATGCCAATACACCAGGATACACACGTCAGCGTGTAAACTTTGAGCAAACAACCCCTTTTCCTACCCCAAGTATGAACCGACCTCAAATACCAGGGCAAATAGGTACAGGGGTGGAAGCAGGTTCGGTAGAACGAGTACGTGAGCAATTTTTAGATGTACAATATCGTGGCGAAAGCAATAAGCTAGGGTATTGGGAAACGAAAATGGCTGCATTAGAGAAAATGGAAGAAGTGATGAATGAACCATCTGAATCAGGATTATCTAAAACAATGGATTTGTTTTGGCAATCATTACAGGATCTAGCGGTAGACCCGACGAATGATGGGGCTCGCTCTGTTGTTCGTGAACGAGGAGTTTACGTGGCGGAAACGTTTAATTATTTGTCTTCTTCTTTAGTAGGAGTTCAAGAAGACCTTAACAATGAAATAGCAGTAACGGAAAAGGCAGTAAACTCACTCCTTGATCAGCTTAATCAACTAAATAATCAAATTGCTGATGTGGAGCCTCATGGCTTTATGCCGAATGACTTATACGATGAGCGCGATCGGTTGCTCGATGATTTATCACAGCTCGTGGACATTAATGTTAGCTACGAACCGAGTAGTGGTGCACCGAACCCGTTAGCAGAAGGACGTGCAATGGTTTATTTAGCATCAGGAGAGCAAAGTTTACGATCAGCCTTGCTAGTAGGGAAGGACGGTGTCAATTCGATTACCGTGAACTATGATGCAGCGACATCTGCTGTAAATGAAGTGGTCGTAGGAAATCAAGTGATGGCGATCACCGATTTTGAGTCGACTGGAAAGCTGAAGGGATTGATTGAATCCTATGGCTATATAGATCAAAATGGTGACGTACAAGGGACCTATTCAACCATGCTTTCAGAGCTCGATACAATGGCTTACATTTTTGCTGAAGCATTTAACGCGCAACATCAAGCAGGTATTTCTCCTGCTCAATTAGCGGATCCGACCGTTTCTTCTTATGATTTCTTTACAGATGAGAATAACACAGTCTTAGATTCCACAAACATTGAAGGGTTTGCAAGACGAATGGAAGTATCGGCAGGCATTCTTGAGAATACAGACAATATTGCCAGTGCAAGTACGGCAAACCCTACGTTAGGAAATGCTGAAAACATTAATGAATTAGCCAATGTTATTAACAAGTTGGAGCTGAATTATGGACCGAACGCAACGACGTTCAAGTCTCACTATGAATCAATTATTGGCGATATGGCGGTCGAGTCACAAGAGGCTGTTCGACTCGCTAGTAACTCAGAAGTACTTCGAAGTGCAGTCGATACGAGAAGGCTCTCAGTCAGCTCTGTTTCTTTAGACGAAGAAATGACAAATATGATTAAATTTCAGCACGCTTATAATGCAAGTGCGAGAATGATCTCATTAACAGATGAACTGCTCGATCGAATAATTAACGGTATGGGTACCGGTGGGAGATAG
- the flgL gene encoding flagellar hook-associated protein FlgL produces MRVTQNMLANNSLTNLSQSYSRLGELQEQLSTGKKITKPSDDPVVAMKGMYYRSNLTSIEQYKRNLSEMYLWLETSEAGMEQANAGLQRIRELTVKGLNGTLSPEDQEAVAEEIEQIKLDLVSTAETKISGRYIYHGTDVDQSPIKQTNPPIVADNINEANPLYNPLLDDYKVEVSEGVYLKANVNPTKVFSQKLFDTVQGIEDVLKGNSSQSLDTLLSDLDDVIGTLSAERSELGARYNRLEMVEDRLNQQEINASRVLSDNEDVDMEKVIIDLTIQESIHRAALSAGAQIIQPTLLDFLR; encoded by the coding sequence ATGCGTGTGACACAAAATATGTTAGCAAACAACTCTTTAACTAATTTGAGCCAAAGCTATAGTCGTCTTGGTGAACTACAAGAACAGCTATCAACAGGAAAGAAAATTACTAAGCCATCAGATGATCCGGTCGTTGCGATGAAAGGGATGTACTATCGTTCAAATTTAACGTCCATCGAGCAGTATAAGCGGAATCTTTCAGAAATGTATTTATGGCTAGAGACTTCAGAAGCAGGAATGGAACAAGCAAATGCTGGATTACAACGGATCAGAGAATTGACGGTGAAAGGGCTGAATGGAACGTTAAGTCCTGAGGACCAGGAAGCAGTTGCGGAGGAGATTGAGCAAATTAAATTAGATTTGGTCAGTACGGCTGAAACAAAAATATCTGGGCGCTATATTTATCACGGCACAGATGTCGATCAATCGCCAATTAAGCAGACAAATCCACCAATAGTAGCGGATAATATTAATGAGGCAAATCCATTATATAACCCTCTTCTTGATGATTATAAAGTAGAAGTATCTGAAGGGGTCTATTTAAAAGCGAATGTAAATCCTACAAAGGTCTTTAGTCAAAAGTTGTTTGACACCGTACAAGGAATTGAAGATGTGTTAAAGGGGAATTCTTCTCAATCTTTGGATACGTTATTATCAGATTTAGATGATGTGATAGGAACATTATCTGCAGAACGCTCAGAACTTGGAGCGCGCTACAATCGCTTAGAAATGGTGGAGGATCGGTTAAATCAACAAGAAATTAACGCTTCACGTGTCCTTTCAGATAATGAAGATGTTGATATGGAAAAGGTAATTATTGATTTAACCATCCAGGAAAGTATTCACCGAGCTGCCTTAAGTGCAGGAGCACAAATCATACAACCGACGTTGCTAGACTTTTTACGCTAG